Below is a genomic region from bacterium.
GGGTATGAAGCCCCTACGGGGCCGAAGAGATACACTAGCTTGCCACCGTTGGGTAGCCGTGATGCTATGAATTCCGCCTGTTTTATCCCGAACATTGTCTCGTCCGCCACTACGGAGGCTGCGAATTTGTCCGTCTCTACCGCCCTGGCAAAGTCAATGGTGGGAATTTTGGCAGCCCATGCAGCTTCAAAAGCCTGGACAGAACCTGTGCCGTGGACCGGTCCTATGATCAGGCCGTCCACCTTGCGCTGGATCAGGTCTTCCACGTCTTTAAGCTGTTTGGACACATCTCCCTGGGCCCATAGCACGATTAGCTTCACCCCCTTAGCCTTCGCAGCCTGTTCCAAAAACTTGCCCACGTTGGCCCACCACATGTTGTCTTTGGAGATGAGGCTCGCCCCGATCGTCATGTCCTTGGGGTCCTTCTTCTGCGCAAGGCCCAGCCCAGGTAGGGCGAGCATCAATGCCACCGAAAAAATCAACGCTTTCCTCATCGCTATTCCCCTCCTTTGTTGGGATCGATCTTCCTGGGATCACATGACCCGGTTGACAAACTCACGGTTCTTGACCTCTACATGGACCTTCTCGAACTCCCTTAGGGCCCGCACTAGGTGGCCTGAGAACCGCTTGAACGACTCCAATCCTTTCTCCTTGGTGGCTCTAAACGGGTTGCCTATGAGGCCCGTGTCCGAGAACTCTCGGTGTTCCATCGGAAAAATGAAGTATGTGTATCCCTCAAACTCTACGGTGGGGGTGCCGTCTTTTTTGAGAAACTCAGGGGGAAGAAAGGCCGGAGTCTTGGTCCTCTCGCTCTTGACGGCCCGCTCCATGCGCACCAGCCGTTCGTCGTAGGCAAGAACCTGAGAAGTCTCCAGCTCACCGGCGTGCCATCCTGGCGTCTCCTCGGGAGGGCCTTCCAGAACATCCCCCACGAGACCCATGTAATTCTCTGCATACGGTTTGTACACACCGATCCATGCCCCTGTGTCATATTTCAAGGCTCTAATAAGAGGGTCGATAATTTTCATATTGGAGGCGTGTCCGTTGATAAAAAGTATCTTGTTGAATCCGTGGTGAATAAGAGAGCGAGCAACGTCATAGAGCATGTTCAAGAATGTCGACGCCCGAACTGTTATTGTGCCAAGACCCTGCCCTGGAGGACCCAGATGATGAGGACTGTAGCCAATCCAAATCTCGGGTGTGTAAAGGACCTTGGCCTCCTCAGCAGCTCGACGGGTGATCTCCACTACCCCGATGGTGTCAGTAAGCAACGGGCAGTGGTAAGAGTGCTGCTCCAAACTGGCCACAGGGACCATTACGATGTCCTTATATCTGAGATACTCTTGGATGTCCGGGTAGGTGAGATAGCCCATGTTGAAAGTGTGAAAATCCAGGCTCATGTCAACCTCCTTCCTTTTCTATTGGATATCCCTATGTTCACTCGAGGGCACGGCGGGTGAACTCCCTCTCGCGCACCTCCCATTTCACCTTCTCGAATTCCCTGAGGGCGCGAACCAGGTGATCTGCGAACCGCTCGTACGCCTCCAGCCCCTTCTCCCTCGTTCCGCGAAGCGGGTTGCCGATGAGCCCGGTGTCCGAGAACTCCCGATGTTCCATGGGGAATACGAAGTAATGGTACCCCTCGAACTCCACGTCCGGCGCACCGTCCTTCTTCATGAAGGAGTCGGGCAAGTAGCCCGGCGTCTTGGTCCTCTCGCTCTTGACGGCCCGCTCCATGCGCACCAGCCGCTCGTCGTGGGCCAGGATCATGGACGTTTCATACTCTCCCGCATGCCAACCCGGGGTCTCTTCGGGCGGGCCATCCAGCAGGTCCTCCACAAGGCCCATGTATCTCTCCACATAGAGCATAGAGACCCCTATCCATGCCCCTGTGTCGTACTTGATAGCCCTGATGACCGGATCGATGACCTTCATGTTGGAGCCGTGGTCGTTCACGATAAGGATCTTGTTGAACCCGTGGTGGATGAGGGACCGGCAGACATCATAAATGATCGACTGAAAGGTCGAGGCGCGCACCGTTATTGTCCCCAGACCCAGGCCCGGAGGGCCCATGTGATGAGGGCTATAACCCAGCCAGACCTCCGGCGTGTAAAGAACCTTGGCCTTTTCACCGGCCCGTCGGGCGATCTCCATGCCGCCGATGGTGTCCGTGAGAAGCGGTAGGTGATAGGAGTGCTGTTCCAAGCTCCCCACCGGGACCATGACGATGTCCTTGTGGCGGAGGTACTCCTGGATCTCAAGATAAGTAAGGTGACCCATGTTGTAAGTAGGAAGGCTCAGGTTCATGGCTCTGCTCAAAGAGTCAGCGTCTTCCTGCGGCGGACAGGAACTCCGTGACCATCCGCTGAGCAAATGGCTCCTCGTTCACGTGTGCGTCAACCTCTATTATAGGGATGTCTGGCCGTAGCTCCCTTCTTATTGCATCGAACAAGGCTCGATCTCCTTCTGGGTCATATGTACTGCCACCAGGCAACCCCGAAAAACTCATCCCTCTCAGGGGCAAAACCACCCTCACTGGCCCTATTGCCCCATTGAGCTTCCGCGCTAGCGTCTCTCCCACTTTCGCCATCTCTTCCACTGACGGCCGGACGAGGGTGAAGTAAGGGTTGTGATAGTACATCTTTCGGCCGCGCCACATCTCTGGGATTGCGTTCATGGGCCCTTGCGCAAAGAAGTCCACGCAGCCCGTCGAGACTACCTGCGGCACCCCTATCTGGGCAGCGGCCTCCAATCGGTGAGGGCCAGCATCGTGATATCCCCCGACCAGATGGTCGGTGATCTCGTTGGTACACAGATCAACAACTCCTAAAAAGAACCCACGTCGGATCATGTCCTCCATCACCTGCCCGCCCACTCCGCTGGAATGAAAAACAACGGGTTGATATCCCGCGGCCTTGAGACCTGCCGAAATGGTGCGCATCGCCTTTTCTGTGGTCCCCAGTGTGGTGACCGCCACCAGGTTTCGACTCTCGGCCTCCATGGGCCTGTACCCCTTGACCATGCCGACGATAGCGGCCGACGCGTTGTCGAAAACTGTGCGGCTGATATCGTTGACACCGGCGATGTCGACGAGCGAATGCATTACCATGATGTCCCTTATTCCCACGAAGGGTTTGAAAGGGCGCAAACCGCTGGCCAAGGGCGTGATTATGATCTTGGGGAAACCCGGGGGGAGAAGCTGCATGGCTGCGGCCGCCATAACGCCTCCTTCCGCCCCTCCCAAGGATATGGCTCCGTGAATGCGGCCCTCGCCGTATAGTTTTGCCGTCAAGACCTGGACGCCCTTGAGCATTTCCTCTATGGCTAGGCCTCGCACCCCTTTCTTTCTCAGAGTCTCAAGACTTGTGTCTGCAGCTTGCGCTGTGTGCGCTGCCGGGATGTCTGGGGTGATTCCCCTAGGCTCGCCCATAATGCCTGCATCCATGACCAAAGTATTGAGCCCCGCCTCCTCAATACGCGCCTTGATGTAACGCACCTCTTCGCTCTTGGTATCGAGGGTGGCCAGAATGAGAACCGTCCTTTTTGTAGGAGAGACTTCCACGATCGCTATCCGAGACTAATCGAAGGTATTGCCACAAATATTTCATATCGTCTCAAATTTGTCAAGTCAATTTTTAATCAGATGCAAAATATCTCATGTTGTCCCAGAATCACCCTGCTTACCAGCGAAACCAGGGGCTCGGGAGATGCTGATGTTGAGTGCTTCCGTTTTTCTTGCAGAATTTTGCAGCTTAGCTTATTTTATTTCATAGTGTGTTCTGCTGACTGCTAGGAGCTATGCCATGTATCCGTTTGAACGGAGGGAGAAAATCCTCGAGAGGCTAAGGGTTTCCGGGAGAATCACCATCGGCAATCACGCGCGACTACTTGGGGTATCAATCTCTACTCTCCACCGTGACTTGAAGGAATTGGAGAAGGAAGGAATCATCCGGAAGGTCCGCGGGGGAGCCGTACTGGCGGAGTCTGGAAGGATCGACACCCATTTCGACATTCGCATGAAAAGCAGAGTGGAACAGAAGGAGGAGATAGCGCGCAAGGCCGCGGCTATCATCCGGGACGATTCGTCCATCTTCTTGGACCACTCTAGCACTACAGTCTTTCTGGCTCGCGAAATATCGAAACGAACTTACAGAAATCTTATTGTACTCACCAATTCTCTGGTAACCCCCACTGAGTTGATGGAAAAGAAAGGAGTGCAGGTGCTCCTGACGGGTGGCGCTGTGGAAGCTGAGTTCAAGGCCTTGTCCGGGAGATGGGTCGTGGATGCCTTCCAGAGGATAAACCTGCACCAAATTTTCGTCTCGGTAGGGGCTATCTCTCCGGAGCAGGGACTTATGACGCAGGTCCCTTTTATCCACGAGCTTCTCCCCGCCCTCTTTGAAGGCATGAGGGAGATTAACGTGCTGGTGGACAGCTCAAAATTCCACAAGATCGGTATTTTCCAGTTAGCGCCACTAAGGCCGGGAATGACCATTTTTACGGACAGGGAGCTACCATGGGAGACGAAGGCCCAACTCGAGAAAAAAGGGGTAAAAGTAATCCTTTGAATCCCGTCGTCCTCTTCGCGCTCCTCATGGGCCTACTCCTGGGCGTAGTATTTTTGAGTATCCCACCGGCTTTGAGCGAGTTAAAGGCTATCTACCGGGCTTCCTACACTGAAATCTCGGTGCTGGTCAGCTCATTGCTCTGGTCTCACGCAGCAGTTCAGATCCCTGCTGGGATGATCGCAGACAGATGGGGTATACGAAGGACCCTGCTCATGAGTCTCATGTGCATAGGGGTGGGAAACGCGATCCCGGGCTTTTTGCCTGAGTTGGGTTTAGCCATAGTGGGGCGGGCCATATCGGGTGTCGGAACTGGCCTGAGCTTCGTGACCGTTATGAAAATGATTGCCCTTCACGCGCCGGGTGGACGCACGGGAAGCTATCAGGCGTTTTTTGCGGGTTTCTTCTCCTTAGGCAGCATTTTGGCATACCTTGCCATCCCTACCTTAATCCGCTATGCCTGGAATTGCTCGTATCTGGTCCCTGCGCTGTGGAGCGTCCCCCTTGCGGCATACTTGATGAGACTGCCCTTGAAGGCTTCCGCGCCGAGTTCGCCACCATCTGTCCCCCTTGGACACGTCCTCCGGATCCCACTGGGTTGGATCTTGGGGGTTTATCATGCCATCTCATACGGCTCAATGCTAAGTTTAGGAAACTGGATACCTTCACTGCTGGCGGAAGTCTCGGGAGACACAGCAACGCAGCTCGCCTGGGGCGGGGCATTGGTCATGCTTGTGAGCGGTCTGGGACGTCTTTCTGGTGGCTTCGTGTTGCTCAGGTGCTCGCCGTTGCTCATCGCCAATGCGTCTATGGCAATAATCAGCGTACTCTTTCTCTGTCTTTTTCTCATCCCGATCCATATGCCCGTCCTGATCCTCGCCCTATCCGCAGCATGGTTCTCTTCCATCAATTTTGGTGCCTTTTTTCACCTGGCCTCTCACGCCGCTCTCCCCCAGTCATTAGGCACTTTCTTCGGCTTTATCAATTTTCTGGCCAACCTCGGCACCATCCTATTTACCCTCATGTTCGGGTGGGTCAAGGATGCGACAGGCTCCTTCTCATGGGGGTTTGGGCTCATGGCTTGCCTGAGCTTTCTCTCCTTTCTATTAGGACATGGGCCACTGGAAAGGCACTCTTCGGAACCTCCTCGAGCCTTCAGCGCATCATGAACGTATCCCTCAATCGGATAAGTTATGAGCGCAGCACCTGCCGAAATCCCTCTCCCAAAAGAAGTAAGTTTGAGACTAAGTTCTCAAAGGACCAGCTTTTAAGGAGCATGTTAATTGACACCCCCTGGGAGCATCTTAATTGAACCCTTTAGACGATGGAGAGGGGGTGATTTGTGAGCCTCTTCACCGGCAAGCGTGCTATGAAATCTCCGATGATGTCTATATCCCGGACCCAATTCCGAAATGTCCGACCTCGATGCTTCTCATGTCGATTCCGCCAGACTTTCACTTTTCAGGGATACGGCCATCTCTTTCGCGGATATTTACGAATCCTAGGTATGGCTGGAGCGGGTGCTCAAGTTCCAAACCTC
It encodes:
- a CDS encoding sugar ABC transporter substrate-binding protein; the protein is MRKALIFSVALMLALPGLGLAQKKDPKDMTIGASLISKDNMWWANVGKFLEQAAKAKGVKLIVLWAQGDVSKQLKDVEDLIQRKVDGLIIGPVHGTGSVQAFEAAWAAKIPTIDFARAVETDKFAASVVADETMFGIKQAEFIASRLPNGGKLVYLFGPVGASYPAIQFEGFQNELKKYPHIEILEVYKSKVDTMAEGLRNAEDALVRFPKIDAFVGSNDDLTLGALRAAESAGRAKDIIFVGNSGLPMGMQAIYEGKMHYTALKSQAAMISTALDMLIKVIQGEKVDKDIKVPPIPVTKENVLTVKDPVFGGTVDNPATFTPQK
- a CDS encoding creatininase family protein, with the translated sequence MSLDFHTFNMGYLTYPDIQEYLRYKDIVMVPVASLEQHSYHCPLLTDTIGVVEITRRAAEEAKVLYTPEIWIGYSPHHLGPPGQGLGTITVRASTFLNMLYDVARSLIHHGFNKILFINGHASNMKIIDPLIRALKYDTGAWIGVYKPYAENYMGLVGDVLEGPPEETPGWHAGELETSQVLAYDERLVRMERAVKSERTKTPAFLPPEFLKKDGTPTVEFEGYTYFIFPMEHREFSDTGLIGNPFRATKEKGLESFKRFSGHLVRALREFEKVHVEVKNREFVNRVM
- a CDS encoding creatininase family protein; translation: MSRAMNLSLPTYNMGHLTYLEIQEYLRHKDIVMVPVGSLEQHSYHLPLLTDTIGGMEIARRAGEKAKVLYTPEVWLGYSPHHMGPPGLGLGTITVRASTFQSIIYDVCRSLIHHGFNKILIVNDHGSNMKVIDPVIRAIKYDTGAWIGVSMLYVERYMGLVEDLLDGPPEETPGWHAGEYETSMILAHDERLVRMERAVKSERTKTPGYLPDSFMKKDGAPDVEFEGYHYFVFPMEHREFSDTGLIGNPLRGTREKGLEAYERFADHLVRALREFEKVKWEVREREFTRRALE
- a CDS encoding Tm-1-like ATP-binding domain-containing protein, whose product is MEVSPTKRTVLILATLDTKSEEVRYIKARIEEAGLNTLVMDAGIMGEPRGITPDIPAAHTAQAADTSLETLRKKGVRGLAIEEMLKGVQVLTAKLYGEGRIHGAISLGGAEGGVMAAAAMQLLPPGFPKIIITPLASGLRPFKPFVGIRDIMVMHSLVDIAGVNDISRTVFDNASAAIVGMVKGYRPMEAESRNLVAVTTLGTTEKAMRTISAGLKAAGYQPVVFHSSGVGGQVMEDMIRRGFFLGVVDLCTNEITDHLVGGYHDAGPHRLEAAAQIGVPQVVSTGCVDFFAQGPMNAIPEMWRGRKMYYHNPYFTLVRPSVEEMAKVGETLARKLNGAIGPVRVVLPLRGMSFSGLPGGSTYDPEGDRALFDAIRRELRPDIPIIEVDAHVNEEPFAQRMVTEFLSAAGRR
- a CDS encoding DeoR/GlpR family DNA-binding transcription regulator, which produces MYPFERREKILERLRVSGRITIGNHARLLGVSISTLHRDLKELEKEGIIRKVRGGAVLAESGRIDTHFDIRMKSRVEQKEEIARKAAAIIRDDSSIFLDHSSTTVFLAREISKRTYRNLIVLTNSLVTPTELMEKKGVQVLLTGGAVEAEFKALSGRWVVDAFQRINLHQIFVSVGAISPEQGLMTQVPFIHELLPALFEGMREINVLVDSSKFHKIGIFQLAPLRPGMTIFTDRELPWETKAQLEKKGVKVIL
- a CDS encoding MFS transporter, whose translation is MGLLLGVVFLSIPPALSELKAIYRASYTEISVLVSSLLWSHAAVQIPAGMIADRWGIRRTLLMSLMCIGVGNAIPGFLPELGLAIVGRAISGVGTGLSFVTVMKMIALHAPGGRTGSYQAFFAGFFSLGSILAYLAIPTLIRYAWNCSYLVPALWSVPLAAYLMRLPLKASAPSSPPSVPLGHVLRIPLGWILGVYHAISYGSMLSLGNWIPSLLAEVSGDTATQLAWGGALVMLVSGLGRLSGGFVLLRCSPLLIANASMAIISVLFLCLFLIPIHMPVLILALSAAWFSSINFGAFFHLASHAALPQSLGTFFGFINFLANLGTILFTLMFGWVKDATGSFSWGFGLMACLSFLSFLLGHGPLERHSSEPPRAFSAS